Proteins from a single region of Sneathiella aquimaris:
- the ung gene encoding uracil-DNA glycosylase: MPEIILEESWKTELQETLNQPFMKDLFRFLMTETQHGKTIYPQKDQVFSAFTMTPFNAVKVVILGQDPYHGPGQAHGLSFSVPETVKTPPSLANIYKELKRDLSLPIPKSGCLTSWAEQGVLLLNSVLTVEQGKAGSHQGKGWEKFTDAAIAALNNNADHLVFLLWGAYAQKKGKIIDRKRHLVLNSPHPSPLSAHRGFIGNSHFSQANEYLIKHFQTPIDWSIKDQQDKQQELLV, translated from the coding sequence GTGCCCGAAATAATACTCGAAGAAAGTTGGAAAACAGAATTACAGGAAACGCTGAACCAACCTTTCATGAAAGATTTGTTTCGCTTTCTTATGACAGAGACACAACACGGAAAAACCATCTATCCCCAAAAGGACCAGGTCTTTTCGGCCTTCACCATGACTCCGTTTAACGCGGTGAAAGTGGTTATCCTGGGCCAGGATCCGTATCATGGCCCCGGACAAGCCCATGGGCTAAGTTTCTCGGTTCCTGAAACAGTTAAAACACCCCCCTCACTTGCAAATATCTACAAAGAACTGAAACGGGACCTGTCTTTACCGATCCCGAAAAGCGGATGCCTGACCAGCTGGGCCGAACAAGGCGTCCTGCTATTAAACAGTGTCCTTACTGTCGAGCAGGGAAAAGCGGGATCTCACCAAGGTAAAGGCTGGGAAAAATTCACGGATGCTGCGATCGCCGCCCTTAATAACAACGCTGATCATCTGGTTTTTCTTCTATGGGGGGCTTATGCTCAGAAAAAGGGTAAAATCATCGACAGAAAAAGGCATCTCGTTTTAAACAGCCCCCATCCCTCACCCTTGTCGGCACATCGCGGTTTTATTGGAAATTCTCATTTCTCGCAGGCAAACGAATACTTAATCAAGCATTTTCAAACACCAATAGACTGGTCCATAAAAGACCAGCAGGATAAACAGCAGGAGCTTCTGGTATGA